In one Thalassoroseus pseudoceratinae genomic region, the following are encoded:
- a CDS encoding YciI family protein → MRVMVIVKASPSSEAGEMPSEQLLTEMGQFNEELVEAGIMQAGDGLKPSSEGVRVHFSGSGRTVHDGPFAETKELIAGYWLWEVESMQEAIDWAKRCPNPMMEDSDIEIRPLFESADFGEELTPELREQENQLQTDIAMRAATVQTYLFFNGRCEEALEFYKTAVGAKIGMVMRFNESPEPMPQDMIPPGFEDKVMHCAFTIGQTTVMASDHPADVPQFGAFRLALTVPSRADADRVFDALAKGGKVDMPLSETFWSPHYGMLTDKFGIGWMVMVCGENSC, encoded by the coding sequence AATTCAACGAGGAGTTGGTCGAAGCGGGCATTATGCAGGCCGGCGACGGACTCAAGCCGAGTTCCGAGGGCGTTCGAGTGCACTTCAGCGGCTCCGGACGGACAGTTCACGATGGTCCCTTCGCGGAGACGAAGGAATTGATTGCGGGGTACTGGTTGTGGGAAGTCGAGTCGATGCAGGAGGCGATCGATTGGGCCAAGCGTTGCCCCAATCCGATGATGGAAGATTCGGATATCGAAATTCGTCCTCTGTTTGAGTCGGCCGACTTCGGTGAAGAACTGACACCAGAACTCCGTGAGCAAGAGAACCAATTGCAAACCGACATCGCCATGCGAGCGGCGACGGTTCAAACCTATTTATTTTTCAACGGACGCTGCGAGGAGGCGTTGGAGTTCTACAAGACGGCCGTCGGTGCGAAAATTGGAATGGTGATGCGTTTCAACGAAAGCCCCGAACCGATGCCACAAGATATGATTCCGCCTGGCTTCGAAGACAAGGTCATGCACTGTGCATTTACAATCGGTCAGACAACTGTGATGGCGTCGGACCATCCGGCAGACGTGCCGCAGTTCGGTGCCTTCCGGCTTGCTTTGACCGTCCCCTCTAGAGCAGATGCCGACCGCGTGTTCGATGCACTCGCCAAAGGGGGCAAGGTCGACATGCCGCTGAGCGAGACCTTCTGGTCCCCGCATTATGGAATGCTCACCGACAAATTCGGCATTGGCTGGATGGTAATGGTTTGCGGTGAAAACAGTTGCTAG
- a CDS encoding YciI family protein translates to MKYMLLIYGAEDCWTENERTECMLESMRICDELDAEGKWIASSPLHSVTTATCVQVRDGQRQVTDGPFAETTEQLGGYYVIDVSSEDEAIAIASRLPPAKKGTVEVRPLLPLPDSLALPKGDNNSLATTDGNTTKDYILLIYSQEGVWPPEEHARALAESIELCHQLDADGQYMAAAPLQSPATAKSVRVRKGDQVVVDGPFPETKEQLAGYFLIRVANLDEAIAIAARIPGTRRGTTEIRPLFPLPEQPPTETELTTTAESNATQNDSINA, encoded by the coding sequence ATGAAATACATGCTGCTGATCTACGGAGCCGAGGATTGCTGGACGGAAAATGAGCGTACAGAATGTATGCTGGAATCGATGCGTATCTGCGACGAACTCGATGCCGAGGGAAAGTGGATCGCTTCGTCACCTCTGCACTCGGTCACGACTGCAACCTGTGTGCAAGTTCGCGATGGGCAACGTCAGGTGACGGACGGCCCTTTCGCGGAGACCACCGAACAGCTTGGCGGTTATTACGTCATCGACGTTTCCAGTGAAGACGAGGCAATTGCAATCGCTAGCCGACTCCCACCGGCAAAGAAGGGGACAGTTGAAGTTCGACCGTTGCTACCACTGCCCGATTCCTTGGCACTTCCAAAGGGGGACAACAACTCGCTGGCGACCACCGACGGAAACACAACCAAAGACTATATTCTGCTAATATACTCTCAAGAAGGCGTTTGGCCGCCTGAAGAACATGCACGTGCGTTGGCGGAATCGATTGAGCTATGTCATCAACTCGATGCAGACGGACAATACATGGCAGCTGCTCCACTACAGTCACCAGCAACTGCGAAGAGCGTGCGGGTCCGGAAGGGAGACCAAGTTGTTGTCGATGGTCCATTTCCGGAGACAAAAGAACAACTAGCCGGCTATTTTCTGATCCGTGTCGCCAACTTAGACGAAGCGATCGCAATCGCCGCCCGCATTCCCGGAACACGGCGAGGAACGACAGAAATCCGCCCCCTGTTTCCATTACCGGAACAGCCGCCGACAGAGACCGAACTCACAACCACTGCTGAGTCAAACGCTACTCAAAACGATTCCATCAATGCGTGA